From the Methanofastidiosum sp. genome, the window TTCAAGAGTTAGAGGTTATGGTTATGAAGTTTACATGGAAAATTCAATGCCTGCCAACGAAGAGAACATTAAAAAGATTGTAAGATTTGTTGCACAGGAAGTTAAAAAAGATGCAAAAATACCACATTTCTCCCTTGATGCAGTAGCTGAAATTGTTCAAGAAGCAAGAAGGAGAAGTAACAGAAAGAATCACCTTACCTTGAGATTGAGAGAACTCGGAGGAATGGTAAGGGCAGCTGGGGACGTCGCATTGTCTAGAGGAGACACTATTGTGACAGTTGAGCATATTGTTGAGGCAAGAAAACTTTCTAGATCTCTAGAACATCAAATAGCTGACGACTATATTGATAGGAAAAAAGCTTACCGGATATTTGGATCCAAAGGAGCTCAGATAGGAAAGGTTAATGGGCTTGCTGTTTTGGGCGAAGGAAGTGGAATTATCACTCCTATAGAGGTCGGTGTTAGTAGATCATCATCAAAATCTCATGGAAATGTAATTGCAACAGGAAAACTTGGAGAAATAGCAAAAGAGTCAATATCTATTGTATCTTCTTTAATAAAGAGATATTCGAACAAGGATTTATCTAGTTTTGATATTACTATTCAGTTCCTTCAAGCATATGAAGGAGTCGAAGGGGATAGTGCCAGTGTATCTGTTGCAACAGCAGTTATCTCTGCGCTAGAAGAACTTCCAATAAGACAAGATGTTGCAATGACTGGCTCACTTTCAGTTAGGGGTGATGTTCTCCCAATAGGTGGTGTCACTGCCAAAATAGAAGCTGCCCTAGAGAGTGGAATGAAAGAAGTAATTATCCCTGAATCAAACAAAGACGACGTATACATAGAAAAATCAAAGAGAGAACAGATTAAAATAGTTCCAGTAAAGAGATTAGAAGATATTTTGAGCTATGTACTAATAACAAATAATTCAGATTTTATTAAAAATCTAACAAAATTAAAAGAATCTCTAGGAGTACAAGCGTGATTAAATGTTTCATTTTATAGAGTCAATTGGTGTTGACTCTAATTGTTACATCCTTGAAAGTGATATAACTGCACTGATTGATACTGGGACATTCAAAAACTACAGAATATACGATTATGTAGATGAAAATGATTTACAAATAGACCTTATTATTAACACCCATTGCCACTACGATCATATCGGCGGCAATAAATTTTTTCAGGTACCAATATATGCTCATGAAAAAGACTATCTTGACATAAAAAATGGATCGGAAAAAACTTTTTTCTGGGGATTTTCAGAAACTTTTGAAGGATTTAAAGATGTAAATCCCCTCAAAGAAAACGATGAAATAGACCTTGGAGATTACTTGCTTAAAGTAATTCATACACCCGGGCATACATCAGGATCAATGTGCTTACTTGAAGAAGATAAGAGTTACCTCTTTTCAGGCGACACTGTCTTCAAAGGGTCAGTTGGTCGGTATGATCTACCCTCTGGAAATCTTCAAGAATTAAAGGAATCGTTACAAAAGCTTTGCGATATTAAAGTAAATGAAGTATTCCCTGGGCATGGCGAAAGTTTCCCCGGGAAAGATCTTTTATTTAACAAGTATATGATTACTCTAATGGAAGAGGATATATAAACTTAGGATATCGTTCGGCTTAACTATTTTTACATATAATTTATGATGCAATTAAAGGCCATTTATACCTAGAGAGTATTCAATAATAATTATAAATGGCATGAATTTAATTCACTAAATGCCAAATAGTGTTTATTCCTGCCAAATAAAATGACTAAGATTTAAATACTTAAAAAATTAACATCGTAATGGGGAGGTATTCTATGGAGAACATAGATCCTTTTGGAAATGTATTAAAACAACTTGATAAAGTAAACAAAGTTCTAAAACTTGACGAAGGAATATACGAAGCGCTGAAGAAACCTAAGAGATTTGTTGAAGTAACTATCCCTGTTACTATGGATAATGGTAATGTTAAAGTTTTTACTGGTTATAGATGTCAGTATAATGATGCCCGTGGACCAACAAAAGGAGGAATAAGGTATCATTGGAATGTATCTCCATCTGAAATAAGGGCACTAGCGGCTTGGATGACGTGGAAATGTGCAGTTGTTGATATACCTTATGGAGGGGGCAAAGGAGGAATAATCTGTAATCCAAAAGAAATGAGCGATCGAGAAATTGAAAGACTTTCTAGAGGATTTATTGCAGCTATTTACAAATTTATAGGGCCAGAATTGGACATACCCGCTCCAGACGTTTATACCAATCCGAAAATTATGGGATGGATGATGGACGAATTTTCAAAGATAAGACAACACTACACCCCGGGAGTAATTACGGGAAAGCCACTATCGATTGGAGGTTCTCTAGGAAGGGGAGACGCAACAGCAAAAGGGGCATGGTACACTATTAGAGAATACATAAAATATTTGAAATGGGATATAAAGAAAACAACCTCAGTGGTCCAAGGATTTGGAAATGCTGGAGCTTATATTGCTAAATTTTTACATGACCAAGGCTCTAAGATTATAGCTGTTTCTGACTCGCAAGGAGCAATTTACAACGAGGCCGGAATTGATCCATATAAAGTCTTTGAACACAAAGAAAAAACAGGGTCTGTTTCTAACTTTGCAGGTGCAAAAAACATAACTAATGAAGAACTTCTAACACTTAAATGTGATATTCTATGTCCAGCCGCACTTGAGAATCAGATTACTGCAAAAAATGCCGACAAGATTCAGGCTAGGATGATTGCTGAACTAGCCAATGGACCAGTGACACCTGAAGCCGATGAAATTCTTATCAAAAAAGGAATATTTCAGTTGCCTGATTTCTTATGTAATTCTGGAGGAGTAACAGTTTCATATTTCGAGTGGGTCCAGAACTTAATGAACTATTACTGGTCTGTTGACGAAGTATATGAAAAACTTGACAAAAAGATGACAAAGGCATTCTGGGATGTAATTGCGGCTAAGGAGAAATATAATATTGACATGAGAACAGCTTCTTACGTTGTTGCAATTGAAAGAGTGGTCGATGCAATGAAAGCAAGAGGATTCGGTTACTAGTTCTTATTTTTTCTTTTTAATTATTTTCATTTATTTCCAAAATTCGTATCATGTAAAACACTTATATAGTATTATTCTTATTTTTTGACATGGAACCAGAAGTTGGAGATGTAATTACATTAAGGAAGGGGCAAATTAGTTATGAAGGCATAGTGATACCCTCTCCAAAAAAAGATTCAATTATTATTAAATTATCAAACGGTTATAATATAGGTTTCCAGAAAGACACTGTTGAAATAATCAATGTAGAGAAAAAACAAAAACCTAAAATTTTTTCTGAAATAAAATTTCAAAAAAGAAACGATATTCCTGAAATATCCCTTATATCAACAGGAGGTACAATCGCCTCTAGAGTTGACTATGAAACTGGTGGGGTAAGATGGCTAATGAAGCCAGAAGAGATATTTTTTATGGCCCCAGAGCTGTCTGATATAGCAACATTTAGAAATATCTCTTCTCCTTTTCAAATTGCTTCAGAATCAATGACATTTGAATGTTATAGAATCCTAGCCAAAGAAGCGGCAAAAGAATTAAACTCAGGATCAAAGGGAATAATTATTACTCATGGTACAGATACACTTCACTATACATCAGCCGCTTTATCTTTCATGCTTCAAAATCTGTCTAAGCCAGTTTGTCTTGTAGGTGCGCAAAGAAGTCCCGATAGAGGAAGTTTTGATGGTTCTATGAATCTCATTTGTGCTTCATACGTTGCAGGACATTCAGATATAGGCGAAGCGGTCATTGTAATGCATGGTGAGATGAGTGATACCTATTGTAATGTTCTTAGAGGAACAAAAGT encodes:
- the lonB gene encoding ATP-dependent protease LonB, which encodes MVRKKSSLEEVKPVNEELVDITEEVKRVRDQIKSFYDVATTEEIEVPENLIDQVIGQDHAVEIVKTAAKQRRNVLLIGEPGTGKSMLGLAMAELLPKEDLEDILAYPNPDDPNTPRIRTVPRGKARLIIDEHKAMAKKQEESKKMIMFFVIGAIIVIALTQGQLIWGLFLAVIIFFGMQTFKIKNQVMIPKILVDNSKWDHAPFLDGTGAHAGALLGDVRHDPFQSGGLGTPAHERVEAGMIHKTHKGLLFIDEISTLKIQMQQAILTGMQEKAYPITGQSEMSSGAMVRTEKVPCNFVLVAAGNLETLRDMHPALRSRVRGYGYEVYMENSMPANEENIKKIVRFVAQEVKKDAKIPHFSLDAVAEIVQEARRRSNRKNHLTLRLRELGGMVRAAGDVALSRGDTIVTVEHIVEARKLSRSLEHQIADDYIDRKKAYRIFGSKGAQIGKVNGLAVLGEGSGIITPIEVGVSRSSSKSHGNVIATGKLGEIAKESISIVSSLIKRYSNKDLSSFDITIQFLQAYEGVEGDSASVSVATAVISALEELPIRQDVAMTGSLSVRGDVLPIGGVTAKIEAALESGMKEVIIPESNKDDVYIEKSKREQIKIVPVKRLEDILSYVLITNNSDFIKNLTKLKESLGVQA
- a CDS encoding MBL fold metallo-hydrolase: MFHFIESIGVDSNCYILESDITALIDTGTFKNYRIYDYVDENDLQIDLIINTHCHYDHIGGNKFFQVPIYAHEKDYLDIKNGSEKTFFWGFSETFEGFKDVNPLKENDEIDLGDYLLKVIHTPGHTSGSMCLLEEDKSYLFSGDTVFKGSVGRYDLPSGNLQELKESLQKLCDIKVNEVFPGHGESFPGKDLLFNKYMITLMEEDI
- a CDS encoding Glu/Leu/Phe/Val dehydrogenase, with the translated sequence MENIDPFGNVLKQLDKVNKVLKLDEGIYEALKKPKRFVEVTIPVTMDNGNVKVFTGYRCQYNDARGPTKGGIRYHWNVSPSEIRALAAWMTWKCAVVDIPYGGGKGGIICNPKEMSDREIERLSRGFIAAIYKFIGPELDIPAPDVYTNPKIMGWMMDEFSKIRQHYTPGVITGKPLSIGGSLGRGDATAKGAWYTIREYIKYLKWDIKKTTSVVQGFGNAGAYIAKFLHDQGSKIIAVSDSQGAIYNEAGIDPYKVFEHKEKTGSVSNFAGAKNITNEELLTLKCDILCPAALENQITAKNADKIQARMIAELANGPVTPEADEILIKKGIFQLPDFLCNSGGVTVSYFEWVQNLMNYYWSVDEVYEKLDKKMTKAFWDVIAAKEKYNIDMRTASYVVAIERVVDAMKARGFGY
- the gatD gene encoding Glu-tRNA(Gln) amidotransferase subunit GatD translates to MEPEVGDVITLRKGQISYEGIVIPSPKKDSIIIKLSNGYNIGFQKDTVEIINVEKKQKPKIFSEIKFQKRNDIPEISLISTGGTIASRVDYETGGVRWLMKPEEIFFMAPELSDIATFRNISSPFQIASESMTFECYRILAKEAAKELNSGSKGIIITHGTDTLHYTSAALSFMLQNLSKPVCLVGAQRSPDRGSFDGSMNLICASYVAGHSDIGEAVIVMHGEMSDTYCNVLRGTKVRKMHSTRRDTFKPINTSPLAKVFMNGKIEKLSDYRVRNDENEVYPDIELEERTAIIKAYPNFNPEILDYFIDKGYKGLVIEASALGHVPTDTINDKFSWVKSIKRAREEGVIIVFATQCLFGRVDPFVYSNGRIMEEMGVIYVEDMLPETAYLKLSWILGHTNEYFEVKRNMLDNMTGEINYRIKGDKNGL